The sequence TGCTCAACGACCGACTCCCGGCAAACGGCCGGAGCCTCACCCATTTGCCCCGGCCTCCCTGTTCAGCCGGACTTATCGCAGGAGCCTGAGCACGTCGTCGCCTCCCCGGGAGGAAGCGCATTCCCTGACAGCGACGTGGTGTCGCCTGCCGTCTGCTGGTCACACGAGGTGATCAGCCGCCGAAGGCGCCGTCAGCGTGACGTACGGCCGCAGCCGCAACCGAAGCAGCCCTCGCGACGCTCTGGACCGGTAGTCCGCAAAACACTGGTTGGGAGACAGAGATGACCCCCTGGAGCAACGAGAACCTCAGTTCCTGCGCCTACGCCGACCCCTACGCCGTTCCGGACCTCCCTGAGAGCACCTGGCCGACGCCCGTCCATGCCGGTGACGACCTGGACTACTTCCTGCCGCCGCCCAACCCCGCCGAACGCCTCAACTCGATCCTTGACCCGCGCGATGAACGGCGGCTTGCCCTGAATGCGACGCTCACCGCCGCCAGTACCCCCCCCGATGCCGGAAGACCGCGCGGTCATCGACCAGCTCAGCGCCCTGCCGGCAGACGTCAGCACCGTCCTCCAGCGCTGGCTGCACCACGCCCTGTGAACCCTGGAAGGGACCCGCGACCGTGCGCGACGCGCTGCATCGGGTGGTGACCGGCCCGAGTACCGTCCCGGCCCGGTCGCGTCCTCACCCGCCGACGGCCACAGGGCGTGGGGGCAGTCCAGGTGGCACTATCCAGACGAGCTGGCCGTGCTGCGGCCGTTCGGCCGGCGGACAAGCCAGCCGAGTTGCTGGCTGGATGTTGTCGGCCCGGACGTCGAAGCGCACCCGGTGGCCCGCGACCAGCACGCGGTCCGCGTCGCCGTGCACCGCCGACCGGTGGGCGACAGCCTCCCAGCCGCCGCCGTCCTGAGTGATGGCACCCACACCCCGTTCGGGATCGAACCACTTCACCACACCGCTCGGCACAGGCACCCCCAGCTCTTGACGCCACCGGATGGGAGCCCTCAGCATCTGCCCGCGCATGATCGCCGACAACCGGCGCGGGTCCTGGCGCGCGAGGCAGACACCCCGCGCCCGACCAGGCTTCACTACCCCAGCAAGCGCGCTGGCCGGCTTTCCGGCCGTGCTCAGCGCTGCGGGAAAGCCGTCACAGAAGACCGTGGCACGGAAGGGGTACTGGCACGTCGGCCCAGCTCGCGAGTGCGCGGCCAGCCCGGTCAGGGTGGGATGAAGGCGTCGACCGCCAGGGCGCCGTCGTCGTCCATGCGGACCTGGTCGGCGAGTTGGGCGAGGACCTGTTCCGGCTCAAGACCGGTACGGGCGGCGATCACGCGCAGCCGGCGGCTCACCTCGGCAGACAGCCACACCTGCGCCTTC comes from Streptomyces aurantiacus and encodes:
- a CDS encoding cold-shock protein; translation: MPVPSGVVKWFDPERGVGAITQDGGGWEAVAHRSAVHGDADRVLVAGHRVRFDVRADNIQPATRLACPPAERPQHGQLVWIVPPGLPPRPVAVGG